One window from the genome of Chloroflexaceae bacterium encodes:
- a CDS encoding HEPN domain-containing protein, whose protein sequence is MLDTAICHCQQAAEKAVRGYLVLCNHEFGRILDIEVLVRAAAAYAPDFVSWIDAGIELTPYTRIFRYPGYAKEPDRPRFERALSAAEGLYAFIISLLPPDMRPA, encoded by the coding sequence TTGCTCGACACCGCGATATGCCACTGCCAGCAAGCAGCCGAGAAGGCGGTCAGGGGCTATCTGGTTCTGTGCAACCACGAGTTCGGGCGCATCCTTGACATCGAGGTCCTGGTGCGCGCTGCCGCGGCATATGCACCCGACTTCGTCAGTTGGATTGATGCGGGCATAGAACTGACACCCTATACGCGAATTTTTCGGTATCCCGGATACGCGAAGGAACCAGACCGACCCCGGTTCGAGCGGGCGCTGTCAGCGGCGGAAGGACTGTACGCCTTCATCATCTCGTTGCTGCCGCCAGATATGCGGCCTGCATAA
- the pepF gene encoding oligoendopeptidase F, translated as MNQIVPERSEIPAEYTWDPASVFATESEWAAAARMVASRLEEVAGYRGRLADGPATLASYLELAEELLRVALRVGVYARMFYAVNTTDATAQARVDRATALNGRLSAALAFGEPEMLAIGPEKLREWTRTEPRLAHYAHYFERLARRAAHVRSAEVEELLGQLSEPFTSARATHGILTNADLRFAPARDSQGQPFEIAQSAINALLTHPDREVRRSAWENYADAHLALKHVQANCLATGVKQNIFIARARGYRSALEAALASNDIPLEVFHHLIATFRQHLPLWRRYWRLRRRALGLDALQVYDIKAPLTGAPLRVPYSQAIEWICEGMQPLGEEYVAVMRRGLLEQRWVDVYPNRGKRAGAFSMGAPGTHPFIMMSYNDDIFGLSTLAHELGHSMHSYYTWASQPFVYANYGLFLAEVASNFNQALVRAHLLKRLQEREARISILEEALSNFHRYFFMMPTLARFELEIHERVERGEALTADSLINLMADLFAEGYGDEVAMDRERVGATWMQFSTHLYANFYTYQYATGISGAHALAEGVLAGAPGAAERYLDFLKAGSSRYPLDILRHAGVDLASPEPVQRAFAVLEGYIAELERLV; from the coding sequence ATGAACCAGATTGTCCCTGAGCGCAGCGAGATCCCTGCTGAATACACCTGGGATCCCGCCAGCGTCTTCGCCACCGAGTCCGAATGGGCCGCGGCGGCGCGTATGGTCGCCAGCCGGCTGGAGGAAGTGGCCGGCTATCGCGGGCGCCTTGCTGACGGACCGGCCACCCTGGCCAGCTACCTCGAACTGGCCGAGGAGTTGCTCCGCGTCGCGCTGCGGGTTGGCGTCTACGCCCGCATGTTCTACGCCGTCAACACCACTGACGCGACCGCTCAGGCTCGTGTGGATCGGGCCACGGCGCTGAACGGACGGCTGAGCGCTGCCCTGGCCTTCGGCGAGCCGGAGATGCTCGCCATTGGACCCGAAAAGTTACGGGAGTGGACCCGGACCGAGCCCCGTCTGGCCCATTATGCCCACTACTTCGAGCGCCTTGCCCGCCGTGCCGCCCACGTGCGCTCGGCGGAGGTCGAGGAACTGCTGGGCCAGCTCAGCGAACCGTTCACGTCCGCTAGAGCCACCCACGGCATCCTGACCAACGCCGACCTGCGCTTCGCCCCGGCCCGGGACTCACAGGGCCAACCGTTCGAGATCGCTCAGAGCGCGATTAACGCCCTGCTGACCCATCCCGACCGGGAGGTGCGCCGCAGCGCGTGGGAGAATTATGCCGACGCTCATCTGGCGCTCAAACACGTTCAGGCCAACTGTCTGGCCACGGGAGTCAAACAAAACATCTTCATCGCCCGGGCGCGGGGCTACCGTTCGGCGCTTGAAGCGGCGCTGGCGTCGAATGACATCCCGCTCGAGGTCTTTCACCATCTGATCGCCACCTTCCGGCAGCACCTCCCGCTGTGGCGCCGTTACTGGCGGCTGCGCCGCAGGGCCCTGGGCCTGGATGCGTTGCAGGTCTACGACATCAAGGCGCCGCTGACCGGCGCGCCGCTCCGCGTGCCTTACTCCCAGGCCATCGAGTGGATCTGCGAGGGGATGCAGCCGCTGGGTGAAGAGTACGTCGCGGTGATGCGCCGGGGCCTCCTCGAGCAACGCTGGGTAGACGTGTATCCCAATCGGGGAAAACGCGCCGGGGCCTTCTCAATGGGCGCGCCGGGAACGCACCCGTTCATCATGATGTCGTACAACGACGACATCTTCGGCCTCAGCACCCTGGCTCACGAACTCGGCCACTCGATGCACTCGTACTACACCTGGGCCAGCCAGCCGTTCGTGTACGCCAACTATGGCCTTTTTCTCGCCGAAGTCGCCTCGAACTTCAATCAGGCCCTGGTGCGCGCCCACCTCCTGAAGCGCCTCCAGGAGCGCGAGGCCCGGATCAGCATCCTCGAAGAGGCGCTATCGAACTTCCACCGTTACTTCTTCATGATGCCAACCCTGGCGCGCTTCGAACTCGAGATCCACGAACGGGTCGAACGAGGCGAGGCCCTGACCGCCGACAGCCTGATCAACCTGATGGCCGACCTGTTTGCCGAGGGCTACGGCGACGAAGTGGCGATGGATCGCGAGCGCGTCGGCGCGACCTGGATGCAGTTCTCCACCCACCTCTACGCCAACTTTTACACCTACCAGTATGCCACCGGCATCTCTGGCGCGCACGCGCTCGCCGAAGGGGTGCTGGCCGGCGCTCCCGGCGCGGCCGAACGCTACCTCGACTTCCTCAAGGCCGGCAGCTCTCGCTACCCCCTGGATATCCTGCGCCACGCCGGGGTGGATCTGGCTTCTCCCGAACCGGTGCAGCGGGCCTTTGCCGTGCTCGAAGGATATATCGCGGAACTTGAGAGGCTGGTGTAA
- a CDS encoding enoyl-CoA hydratase-related protein, which produces MDTTVLYATADGVATLTLNRPEVFNALNAQLHADLLAALQQAERDPQVRVVVITGAGKAFCSGQDLREFPAEGAAALIGERLRQSYNPLVTKLRALPKPVIAAINGVAAGAGLSLALACDLRLAAESARLVVAFARIGLIPDCGMTYTLPRLIGQARTFELATRGGELDAPTALQWGMLNRIVPDGDLAQAARDLALELARGPSLAISLIKRSLEFSQHATLEAALNYEAMAQEAASAHPDFAEGVAAFREKRPARFA; this is translated from the coding sequence ATGGATACAACTGTCCTCTATGCGACGGCCGACGGTGTTGCAACCCTCACCTTGAACCGGCCCGAGGTGTTCAATGCGCTGAACGCCCAGCTGCACGCCGATCTGCTGGCGGCCCTGCAACAGGCCGAACGCGACCCGCAGGTGCGGGTGGTGGTGATCACCGGGGCCGGGAAGGCGTTCTGCTCCGGGCAGGACCTGCGGGAGTTCCCGGCCGAAGGGGCCGCGGCGCTGATTGGCGAACGTTTGCGCCAGAGCTACAATCCCCTGGTCACCAAACTACGCGCGCTGCCGAAACCGGTGATCGCGGCGATCAACGGCGTGGCCGCGGGAGCCGGCCTCAGCCTGGCCCTGGCCTGCGACCTGCGCCTGGCCGCCGAGAGCGCCCGCCTGGTGGTGGCCTTTGCCCGCATCGGCTTGATACCCGACTGTGGCATGACCTACACTCTCCCGCGACTGATCGGCCAGGCGCGCACCTTTGAACTGGCGACCCGCGGCGGCGAACTCGATGCGCCTACCGCTCTCCAGTGGGGCATGCTCAACCGCATTGTGCCCGATGGCGACCTCGCCCAGGCGGCCCGCGACCTCGCCCTGGAACTGGCCCGCGGCCCCTCCCTGGCCATCAGTCTGATCAAGCGCAGTCTGGAGTTCTCGCAGCATGCCACGCTCGAAGCGGCCCTCAACTATGAGGCCATGGCCCAGGAGGCCGCCAGCGCTCACCCGGACTTCGCCGAGGGCGTGGCGGCCTTCCGCGAGAAGCGCCCGGCGCGTTTTGCCTGA
- a CDS encoding enoyl-CoA hydratase-related protein, producing MSDEQLVLSTIEGHVATLTLNRPRVLNALSPELIDALTAALAQCEADDQIRAVVLTGGPRAFAAGADIKAMAEASPMGMLTSRAFERWARIAAFRKPLIAAVSGYALGGGCELAMMCDMIVASETAQFGQPEINLGIIPGAGGTQRLTRAIGPYRAMELILTGATISAQEAYQYGLVNRLAPVERFLQEAQRLAAQAAAKAPLAVQLAKEAVRAAAETTLREGLAIELRNFYLLFDTEDQKEGMRAFIEKRPPVFQGR from the coding sequence ATGTCCGACGAGCAACTGGTGCTCTCCACCATCGAGGGCCACGTGGCCACCCTGACCCTCAACCGCCCCAGAGTGCTCAACGCCCTCAGTCCGGAGTTGATTGACGCTCTCACCGCAGCCCTGGCGCAGTGCGAGGCCGACGACCAGATCCGCGCCGTGGTGCTGACCGGCGGGCCGCGCGCCTTCGCCGCCGGCGCCGACATCAAGGCCATGGCCGAGGCGTCGCCGATGGGCATGCTCACCAGTCGCGCCTTTGAGCGCTGGGCGCGCATTGCGGCCTTTCGCAAGCCGCTGATCGCCGCGGTGAGCGGGTATGCCCTGGGAGGCGGCTGCGAACTGGCGATGATGTGCGATATGATTGTCGCCAGTGAAACCGCGCAGTTCGGCCAGCCGGAGATCAACCTGGGGATCATTCCAGGCGCGGGAGGAACCCAGCGGCTGACGCGCGCCATCGGCCCCTACCGCGCGATGGAACTGATCCTCACCGGCGCGACGATCTCGGCCCAGGAGGCTTACCAGTACGGGCTGGTAAACCGGCTGGCCCCCGTGGAAAGGTTTCTCCAGGAAGCGCAGCGCCTGGCCGCCCAGGCGGCGGCAAAGGCGCCCCTGGCAGTGCAACTGGCAAAGGAGGCCGTGCGGGCGGCCGCCGAGACGACGCTGCGGGAGGGCCTGGCGATTGAGTTGCGTAATTTCTACCTGCTCTTCGATACCGAGGATCAGAAGGAAGGCATGCGCGCCTTCATCGAGAAGCGCCCGCCGGTGTTCCAGGGCCGCTGA
- the fdnG gene encoding formate dehydrogenase-N subunit alpha — protein sequence MKVSRRDFLKATGLVAGGLLLPTGTAAAAATAATATIFPLHKRLGEATSVCPYCSVGCGVLIATDVHGRIVNTEGDPDNVLNRGALCSKAQSIIQLSTDPKRLRKVLYRAPNSTAWEEKSWDWAITEIARRVRATRDATFREKDGEVTVNRTEGIAWLGGAANNTEDCYLASKFARALGIVYLEHQARLCHSSTVGALGPTFGRGAMTNHWVDLKNSDVFLVMGSNPAENHPVSFRWITKAMEERGAKLIVADPRFTRSAARADLYVPFRSGTDIAFIGGLINYAIENRLYNEEYVRAYTNALTLINPDYQGPDELDGLFVGYDPEKRTYDQSAWQYQTEKVKVKVKERDASGNEVEVEKEATVPKRASSLEDPHTVFAILKRHFARYTPEMVERICGTPRDRFLEVARLYCSTGAPDKAGTILYAMGTTQHTVGAQNVRAYAILQLLLGNIGIPGGGVNALRGESNVQGSTDMGLLYQDLPGYLGLPTVKQPDYQTFVAKYARTSFWANGPRFFNSLMKAWFGEKATSQNNFAYDYLPKRSGDYSFMPMFEALHRGTIKGMFVMGQNPFVSGPNARFERQAFANLDWLVVMELFDTETSSFWRAPGVDSASIKTEVFLLPAAAAVEKAGSVVNSGRTIQWRNRVANPPGEAKEDIWILDRLMRAIKAAYQGSTAVRDRPILDLVWDYGDPPQAERVAREMNGYALEEVKDASDKVLVAAGAVLPSFAVIANAANPEVIACGAWIYAGYWAPADDGTGVIMPAARRRGQNDPGGIGTHPFWAWTWPANRHIVYNRASARPDGTPWSEAKKLIWWDAAQKKWTGYDVPDFPVTKAPETQANPAGVSLAAQSGADAFIMKPDGKAWLFTPSGMADGPLPEHYEPLESPVANPLSRTQFNPVVKVYDTDRGQDIGDNVGAPDRFPIVCTTFRLTEHWQSGAMTRYLPWPSEAQPGMFVEISNALAAERGIRNGDLVEVVSARGAIRAVAMVTARWKPYTINGRLVHHIGMPWHFAWQGIARGASANDLTPHVGDGNTNIPEYKAFLVDVRKL from the coding sequence ATGAAAGTGTCACGGCGCGACTTTCTGAAGGCAACCGGTCTGGTGGCAGGTGGGTTGCTGTTGCCGACCGGCACTGCCGCAGCCGCAGCAACGGCGGCGACGGCGACCATCTTTCCCCTGCACAAACGTCTGGGCGAAGCGACCAGCGTGTGCCCCTACTGTAGCGTGGGTTGCGGCGTGTTGATTGCCACCGACGTCCACGGGCGTATCGTGAACACCGAGGGCGACCCCGACAACGTGCTGAATCGCGGCGCGCTCTGCTCCAAGGCTCAGTCCATCATTCAGCTCTCCACCGACCCCAAACGGCTCCGCAAGGTGCTTTACCGCGCCCCGAACAGCACGGCCTGGGAAGAAAAATCGTGGGACTGGGCCATCACCGAGATTGCCAGACGGGTCAGGGCCACCCGCGATGCCACCTTCCGCGAAAAAGACGGCGAGGTGACGGTCAATCGCACCGAGGGGATCGCCTGGCTGGGCGGCGCGGCCAACAATACCGAAGACTGCTACCTCGCCTCCAAATTCGCCCGCGCCCTCGGCATCGTGTATCTCGAGCATCAGGCGCGTCTCTGCCATTCCTCAACCGTGGGCGCCCTGGGGCCGACCTTCGGGCGCGGCGCGATGACCAACCACTGGGTGGACCTCAAAAACAGCGACGTGTTCCTGGTGATGGGCAGCAACCCCGCCGAGAACCACCCGGTCTCCTTCCGCTGGATCACAAAAGCGATGGAAGAGCGTGGCGCGAAGCTGATCGTCGCCGACCCGCGCTTCACCCGCTCAGCCGCCAGGGCCGATCTCTATGTGCCCTTCCGCTCCGGCACCGATATCGCCTTTATTGGCGGCTTGATCAACTATGCCATTGAAAACCGGCTGTACAACGAGGAGTATGTCAGAGCCTACACCAATGCCCTGACCCTCATCAATCCCGACTACCAGGGGCCGGACGAACTCGATGGGCTGTTCGTCGGCTACGATCCAGAGAAGCGCACCTATGACCAGTCGGCCTGGCAGTACCAGACCGAGAAGGTCAAAGTCAAGGTTAAGGAGCGCGACGCTTCCGGCAACGAGGTCGAGGTCGAGAAAGAAGCGACCGTTCCGAAACGGGCCTCCTCGCTGGAGGACCCGCATACGGTCTTCGCGATCCTCAAGCGCCACTTTGCCCGCTACACTCCCGAGATGGTTGAACGCATCTGCGGCACTCCGCGCGATCGCTTCCTCGAGGTGGCGCGCCTGTACTGTTCGACCGGCGCTCCCGATAAGGCGGGGACGATCCTCTACGCCATGGGCACGACACAACACACCGTCGGCGCGCAGAATGTCCGCGCCTATGCCATCCTGCAACTCCTGCTCGGTAATATCGGCATTCCCGGTGGCGGCGTGAACGCCCTGCGCGGCGAGTCCAACGTTCAGGGTTCGACCGATATGGGGTTGTTGTACCAGGACCTTCCGGGTTACCTCGGCCTGCCGACCGTCAAGCAGCCAGATTACCAGACCTTCGTCGCCAAGTATGCCAGAACCAGTTTCTGGGCCAACGGGCCGCGCTTCTTCAACAGCCTGATGAAGGCCTGGTTCGGCGAGAAGGCGACCAGCCAGAATAACTTCGCCTACGACTATCTCCCCAAGCGCTCCGGGGACTACTCCTTCATGCCGATGTTTGAGGCGCTGCACCGGGGGACGATCAAGGGGATGTTCGTGATGGGCCAGAACCCGTTCGTCAGCGGCCCGAATGCCCGCTTCGAGCGCCAGGCCTTTGCGAACCTCGACTGGCTGGTGGTAATGGAGCTGTTCGACACCGAAACCTCATCGTTCTGGCGCGCGCCGGGGGTGGACAGCGCTTCCATCAAGACCGAGGTGTTCCTCCTGCCCGCCGCCGCTGCTGTGGAGAAGGCCGGAAGCGTGGTCAACAGCGGTCGAACCATCCAGTGGCGCAACCGGGTCGCCAACCCGCCCGGCGAGGCGAAGGAGGATATCTGGATCCTCGACCGGCTGATGCGGGCGATCAAGGCTGCCTACCAGGGCAGTACCGCCGTCAGGGACCGGCCCATCCTCGACCTGGTGTGGGATTACGGCGATCCGCCGCAGGCCGAGCGGGTAGCTCGCGAGATGAACGGGTACGCGCTGGAGGAGGTGAAGGACGCTTCGGATAAGGTGCTGGTGGCCGCTGGCGCAGTGCTCCCCTCCTTTGCCGTTATCGCCAATGCCGCCAATCCCGAGGTCATCGCCTGTGGCGCGTGGATCTACGCCGGCTACTGGGCGCCTGCCGATGATGGCACCGGTGTGATCATGCCCGCAGCCAGACGGCGCGGGCAGAACGATCCCGGCGGGATTGGCACCCATCCCTTCTGGGCCTGGACATGGCCCGCCAACCGGCACATTGTCTACAACCGCGCCTCGGCCCGCCCCGACGGCACGCCGTGGTCCGAAGCCAAGAAGCTCATCTGGTGGGATGCCGCCCAGAAGAAGTGGACCGGCTACGACGTGCCCGACTTCCCCGTCACCAAGGCGCCGGAGACGCAGGCCAATCCTGCCGGTGTCAGCCTGGCCGCTCAATCCGGGGCCGATGCCTTCATCATGAAGCCCGATGGCAAGGCCTGGCTGTTCACCCCATCGGGGATGGCCGACGGCCCGTTGCCCGAGCATTACGAGCCGCTCGAGTCGCCTGTCGCCAATCCGCTCTCCCGCACCCAGTTCAATCCGGTGGTCAAAGTGTACGACACCGACCGGGGCCAGGATATCGGCGACAACGTGGGCGCGCCCGATCGTTTCCCCATCGTCTGCACCACCTTCCGCCTCACCGAACACTGGCAGTCGGGAGCCATGACCCGCTATCTCCCCTGGCCCTCCGAGGCCCAGCCGGGCATGTTCGTCGAAATCTCCAACGCCCTGGCCGCCGAACGGGGTATTCGCAATGGCGACCTGGTGGAGGTGGTCAGCGCCCGGGGCGCGATCAGGGCCGTTGCGATGGTCACTGCCCGCTGGAAACCGTACACCATTAATGGTCGGCTGGTGCACCACATTGGCATGCCCTGGCACTTCGCCTGGCAAGGCATTGCCCGTGGCGCCAGCGCCAATGATCTCACGCCCCACGTCGGGGACGGCAATACGAACATCCCCGAATACAAGGCCTTCCTGGTTGACGTGCGGAAGCTGTAA
- a CDS encoding 4Fe-4S dicluster domain-containing protein: protein MTRLAMLFDASKCIGCKSCQVACKQWWGLPASETTQAGSYENPADLEPNTWARVTFHEYETDNGFQWLFLAWGCVHCTQAACVDVCPTGALKHNALGFVSLEREACNGCGYCSQACPFKVPRMETINLLTGAARASKCTFCQDRATNGLTPACVKTCPPGALEWGERDALLEKAHARVEWLRNRGYTQAQVYGETQLGGLGRLFVLTAPPEAYGLPANPQYSSLITGWQQIVQPLGYVAVAATTLGLAFNWLATRRARLSNLEAVEPDATDESEA, encoded by the coding sequence ATGACCAGACTGGCGATGCTGTTTGATGCATCCAAATGCATCGGATGCAAGAGTTGTCAGGTGGCCTGCAAGCAATGGTGGGGCCTGCCGGCCAGCGAGACGACCCAGGCGGGCAGCTACGAGAACCCTGCCGACCTGGAACCGAACACCTGGGCGCGGGTCACCTTCCACGAGTATGAGACGGACAATGGGTTCCAGTGGTTGTTCCTGGCCTGGGGGTGCGTGCACTGCACCCAGGCGGCCTGCGTGGACGTGTGTCCGACCGGCGCCCTCAAGCACAATGCGCTGGGCTTCGTATCGCTCGAACGCGAGGCCTGCAATGGCTGCGGCTACTGTAGCCAGGCATGCCCCTTCAAGGTGCCCCGGATGGAGACCATCAATCTGCTGACCGGTGCAGCCAGAGCCTCCAAATGCACCTTCTGCCAGGATCGGGCGACCAACGGCCTGACCCCCGCCTGCGTGAAAACCTGTCCCCCTGGCGCGCTGGAATGGGGCGAGCGCGATGCGCTCCTGGAGAAGGCCCATGCCCGGGTCGAGTGGTTGCGGAACCGGGGCTACACCCAGGCCCAGGTGTACGGCGAGACGCAACTCGGCGGCCTGGGGCGCCTCTTCGTCCTCACTGCGCCGCCCGAAGCCTACGGCTTGCCTGCCAATCCCCAGTACTCCTCCCTGATCACCGGCTGGCAGCAGATCGTGCAGCCCCTGGGCTATGTCGCCGTTGCCGCCACCACCCTCGGCCTGGCCTTCAACTGGCTGGCGACTCGCCGCGCTCGTCTGAGCAACCTCGAGGCCGTTGAGCCGGACGCAACTGACGAAAGTGAGGCATGA
- a CDS encoding cytochrome b/b6 domain-containing protein, with protein MATSTVTKPCKDRRQVLVMRFTAGERIAHWVHFIAFTILLGTGLFMYIPALRPFAVGEAGEASRLAHRAAAVLFMAAPLIYLIWSPRDFFYSLREALTWGPDDLGWLRAAWGYYTRGDTTRMPPQGKYNAGQKFNALTQIITFILFVISGMIMWFGKGVAPPAVFLASVIVHDLSMIATVMLFLLHIYLVAVHPLMRESITAMFEGTVTEEFAREHHGKWLAEQEQERVYRRCRDE; from the coding sequence ATGGCCACCTCAACTGTGACCAAACCGTGCAAGGACCGGCGCCAGGTGCTGGTGATGCGCTTTACGGCCGGTGAACGCATTGCCCACTGGGTGCATTTCATCGCCTTTACCATTCTTCTGGGCACCGGCCTGTTCATGTATATCCCCGCCCTGCGCCCGTTCGCGGTCGGGGAAGCGGGCGAGGCCAGCCGTCTGGCCCATCGCGCCGCGGCGGTCCTGTTCATGGCCGCGCCCCTGATCTACCTCATCTGGTCGCCGCGCGACTTCTTCTACAGCCTGCGCGAGGCCCTGACCTGGGGGCCTGACGACCTGGGCTGGCTACGGGCGGCCTGGGGCTACTACACTCGCGGCGATACCACCCGGATGCCGCCCCAGGGCAAGTACAACGCCGGCCAGAAGTTTAATGCCCTGACCCAGATCATCACCTTCATCCTGTTCGTCATCAGCGGGATGATTATGTGGTTTGGCAAAGGAGTAGCGCCGCCAGCGGTCTTCCTGGCCAGCGTGATCGTCCACGACCTGTCAATGATCGCCACAGTGATGCTCTTCCTTCTGCACATCTACCTGGTAGCCGTGCATCCCCTGATGCGCGAGTCGATCACGGCGATGTTTGAAGGCACGGTCACAGAAGAGTTTGCGCGCGAGCACCACGGAAAGTGGCTGGCCGAACAGGAGCAGGAGCGGGTCTACCGGCGCTGCAGGGATGAGTAA
- a CDS encoding formate dehydrogenase accessory protein FdhE — protein sequence METIEQLRKALPQRPEMRETLELHIALLETRARVNPPAPPPLPPGVAEECLARGEPLLNAVTLAPDWSDLARAFGRICAVAAAHRSAEADAFRALAGIADNLEELREAVTEHLENTAHPARRPASAATYEATLLDFALNQALHPFLNVYARTWQPLASAETWYRSWCPICGGPADMAALLPGGGARRLLCARCDAEWQALRSACPFCGETTPGRLAYTVSQDGVYRLYTCDTCRRYLKTIDLRELAFPVHLPAERVLTVGMDLMAISSGYQSV from the coding sequence ATGGAGACGATCGAACAGTTGCGTAAGGCGCTGCCTCAGCGTCCTGAGATGCGCGAGACCCTGGAGTTGCACATTGCGCTGCTGGAGACGCGCGCCCGGGTCAATCCGCCGGCGCCCCCGCCGTTGCCCCCCGGCGTGGCGGAGGAATGTCTGGCCCGGGGTGAGCCGCTGCTCAACGCCGTGACCCTGGCGCCCGACTGGAGCGACCTGGCGCGCGCCTTTGGCAGGATCTGCGCGGTGGCCGCCGCCCATCGCTCTGCCGAGGCTGACGCCTTCCGCGCTCTCGCCGGCATTGCCGATAATCTTGAGGAACTGCGCGAAGCCGTCACCGAGCATCTAGAGAACACCGCGCATCCCGCCCGCCGGCCCGCCAGCGCGGCGACCTATGAGGCCACGTTGCTGGATTTCGCCCTCAACCAGGCCCTGCATCCCTTTCTCAACGTCTATGCGCGGACGTGGCAACCACTGGCGAGCGCCGAGACCTGGTATCGATCGTGGTGTCCCATCTGTGGCGGGCCGGCGGATATGGCCGCGCTCCTCCCCGGCGGGGGCGCGCGCCGGCTGCTCTGCGCGCGCTGCGACGCCGAATGGCAGGCTCTGCGTAGCGCATGCCCCTTCTGCGGTGAAACTACGCCGGGCCGTCTGGCCTACACCGTCAGCCAGGATGGGGTCTACCGTCTATACACCTGCGATACCTGCCGACGCTATCTGAAGACGATTGACCTGCGCGAACTGGCCTTTCCCGTCCATCTTCCCGCTGAACGGGTTCTCACCGTTGGCATGGACCTGATGGCTATCTCGTCGGGCTATCAAAGCGTATGA
- the fdhD gene encoding formate dehydrogenase accessory sulfurtransferase FdhD, whose product MIAAWAEHDLSYLEIGDGAVAPGRKPIIRETSCALYVNGQRWVSLLCTPADLDTLALGFLRTEGLIESLDDVVELSVRYHGETSVAIWLKRSDLTLPRRPPLPSACVGGLTFAQRVHASYRLPAGPRLTPAQIYDQMARMLAHTADLYHDMGGFHVAALGDGQTLLLSAYDVGRHNAVDRLAGLSLVRGVPTTGRVLLVTGRVSTEMLHKAARLGIPLVASRNSPTESAVRLARAWGVTLCGYVRGRRMHLYSAPERLGFDPSAVQAAS is encoded by the coding sequence ATGATTGCCGCCTGGGCCGAACATGATCTGAGCTATCTCGAGATTGGCGATGGCGCCGTGGCGCCCGGCCGCAAGCCGATCATTCGGGAAACAAGTTGCGCGCTCTACGTCAATGGCCAGCGCTGGGTCTCGCTCCTCTGCACGCCTGCCGATCTCGATACGCTGGCCCTGGGCTTTCTGCGCACCGAGGGGCTGATCGAGTCTCTGGACGATGTCGTCGAACTCTCCGTGCGTTACCACGGCGAGACCAGCGTGGCCATCTGGCTCAAACGGAGTGATCTCACCCTCCCCCGACGACCGCCGTTGCCGTCCGCATGCGTCGGCGGGCTGACCTTCGCGCAGCGGGTCCATGCCAGTTACCGGCTGCCTGCTGGTCCGCGCCTGACGCCAGCGCAGATCTACGACCAGATGGCGCGGATGCTGGCCCACACGGCTGACCTCTACCACGATATGGGCGGCTTTCACGTCGCCGCTCTCGGCGACGGGCAGACGCTCCTGTTGAGCGCCTATGATGTGGGGCGTCACAATGCCGTTGACCGGCTCGCCGGATTGAGCCTGGTGCGTGGCGTGCCCACTACGGGCCGGGTGCTGCTCGTCACCGGCCGGGTTTCGACCGAAATGCTCCACAAAGCTGCCCGCCTGGGCATTCCGCTGGTGGCTTCGCGCAATTCCCCCACTGAATCTGCCGTGCGCCTGGCTCGCGCGTGGGGTGTCACCCTCTGCGGCTACGTCCGTGGCCGGCGCATGCACCTCTACAGCGCCCCGGAACGGCTGGGCTTCGATCCCTCGGCGGTGCAGGCCGCCTCATAG
- a CDS encoding flavin reductase family protein, with protein sequence MGVDQREYRTTMGLFATGVAVITARSGEETRGMTANSVTSVSLEPLLLLVCVDRRARMARVITEAQRFAVNILRADQEALSRHFAGRPDAALEPRFADLAGAPVLEDSLAALVCAVERVLDGGDHLIVIGRVEALRRAAEDAAPLIYFRGSYCRLAA encoded by the coding sequence ATGGGTGTTGATCAACGCGAATACCGAACCACTATGGGTCTGTTCGCCACCGGGGTTGCCGTGATCACCGCGCGCTCCGGCGAGGAGACCCGTGGAATGACAGCCAACTCCGTCACCTCTGTCTCGCTGGAGCCGCTGCTGCTCCTGGTATGTGTGGACCGGCGGGCGCGCATGGCCCGGGTGATTACCGAAGCGCAGCGTTTCGCCGTAAACATCTTGCGCGCCGACCAGGAGGCCCTCTCGCGCCATTTCGCCGGGCGCCCCGATGCCGCGCTTGAGCCGCGCTTCGCCGACCTGGCGGGCGCCCCCGTGCTTGAGGACAGCCTGGCCGCCCTGGTCTGCGCAGTGGAACGGGTGCTCGACGGCGGCGATCACCTGATTGTCATCGGGCGCGTTGAGGCCCTGCGCCGCGCTGCCGAGGACGCCGCGCCGCTGATTTACTTCCGCGGGTCGTACTGCCGCCTGGCCGCCTGA